GCAAAATATTTATGATAATCCGTGGATCAATGTAACCGAATACCAGGTAATCAATCCATCAGGAAATCCGGGTATCTATGGCAAGGTGCATTTTAAAAATCGGGCCATCGGCGTGGTTACGCTAGACGCTGATATGAACACTTATCTGGTTGGTCAATACCGTTTCCCGATTGATGAGTACAGCTGGGAATTGCCCGAGGGCGGCGGCCCGCTTGGAATTGAACCAATAGAAGGGGCCAAGCGTGAGTTACTGGAAGAAACCGGGCTAATTGCTCATGAATGGACCGAAATACAACGGATGCATCTTTCTAACTCCGTAAGCGATGAGTTGTGCTTCCTCTTCCTGGCCCGCAACCTGGAACAGCATGAAGCTGAGCCTGAGGAGACAGAGCAATTGCAGGTTCGCAAGTTGCCGTTTAAAGATGTTTACGAAATGGTATGCAATGGCCAGATTACCGATTCAATGACCGTGGCTGCAGTGTTGCGGGTACAATTGATGATTTTGGAGGGGAAGATTTAACCCACTGCCCCTCTGAAGGGGGAACTAATGGTCTGCATTTCAGGAAAACTATTATTTTTACACTTTAAATAAAAACGCCCCCTTTAGGGGGCTGGGGGGCAAATGAGAAAAATATTCGGCATCATTCTTACACCTATTCACTATATCTTTTTCGGTTTATCGTTGCTGGTTTTTCATCCTTTACAGTGGATGGCTTATAACTGGTTTGGCTATACCGCTCATAAGCGGGTGGTTGATGCGTTGAACTGGTGCTTAACAGCCTCTTATTATTGTTTAGGTAACACGGTTACGTTTATAAACAACCAGAACCTGCCGCTGGATCGTTCCATTATATTTATTGCTAATCACCAGAGCACTTATGATATCCCGCCGATGATTTATTTCCTGCGGAAATACCATGCTAAGTTTGTTTCTAAGATAGAATTGACCAAAGGGATCCCATCGGTATCTTATAACCTGAAATACGGTGGTGCGGCTAATATTGACCGTAAAGATCAGCGCCAATCTATCACCGAGCTGATGAAGCTTGGCGAACGCATGAAGGCCAATACCTGGGGCTGTGTGATCTTCCCCGAAGGAACCCGCTCTAAAGACGGACAAGTAAAAACATTCCAATCTGCCGGTGTGGCTGCCATTATGAAACGTTGTCCTGATGCTTTAATCGTACCCATTGCCATCAAAAATTCATGGAAAATGGTACAATGGGGCGCTTTCCCGCTCGGTCCGTTTAACACTATGCGTTGGGAAGTGCTGGATCCGATTGATCCTAAAAGCGGGACGGTGGCCGAGGTGGTGTTGAAAGCTGAGGAAGCGGTGAAGAAGTGTTTGGGGCAGTAAACGTTTTACGGCGGCCAGAGGCCGCGGGATAGTCGTCACTCGCGTAGACTTTATAGGTGTTGGGAAGATTAAAAGAAGCGGTGGAATAGAGCGATTCCCCTCTTGAGAGGGGTGGAGGGGGGTGTCCTTTATACATGCGAAATGACACACCCCTGCAGCCGCACCATCAACGCGCCCTCTCTCAAGAGGGGGGGAGCTCTTCCCAACACTTATAGCGTAAACACGAGTGACTGCAAATACATATAAAATAGGAAAGGCGCATAATGCGCCTTTCCTATTTTATAAATCAGTAAAAACTAATCTTTGATCTTCTGTCTCTAATCTTTATTTAACCAAAGTACCAATTGGCTCGCCCTGGGCAATCTTTATAAAGTTGCCTTCTTTGTTCATATCGAAAACGATGATTGGGAGTTTGTTTTCCTGGCACAGGGTAATAGCGGTCATGTCCATTACGTTCAGGCCTTTGTCGTACACTTCCTGGAAGCTGATCTCGTCATAACGGGTAGCAGATGGGTCTTTCTCCGGATCGGCAGTGTAGATGCCGTCTACACGGGTGCCTTTCAAAACCACATCAGCTTTGATCTCGATAGCACGCAGGGAAGCCGCGGTATCTGTAGTGAAATACGGGTTACCGGTACCGGCGCCGAAGATCACAATTTTGCCCAATTCCAGGTGACGCATAGCGCGGCGACGGATGTATGGCTCGCAAATCTGCTCCATTTTAATAGCCGACTGCAAACGGGTATCTACCCCTAGCGATTCCAGCGCGTTCTGGATAGCCATACAGTTAATTACTGTGGCCAGCATGCCCATGTAATCTGCCTGTGCGCGTTCCATGCCAGATTTCTCGGCGCTCAGGCCTCTGAAAATGTTACCGCCACCAACAACAATCGCCATTTCAATGCCTGCTTCATGCGCTTGTTTAATGTCATGGGCATATTGCATTACACGGGCGTTGTCGATGCCGTACTGTTTATCGCCCATTAGCGATTCGCCGCTCAGTTTCAGTAATATTCTTTTGTATTTCATCCGGAGAGAAGTTTTGACAAATAGTTTTAAGTTATCTTATTGTTTGATAGTCTGAGTTAGATCACCTTGTAACACCGTGCCCACCACCTCGAAACCGGGGCCAAAGATAATAAAATCTGCGTTGAAGCCGGGGGCGATGCTGCCTTTTTTGTTTAGCCCTGCCAATTGGGCTGGGTAGAGCGATGCCATGTTAATAGCCTCGGGTAAATCAATGCCGGCACGCTCAACCCCATTTTGTACAGCTTTGAGCATGGTTAGACATGAGCCGGAGAGTGTGCCATCAGGCATGGTGTAGCGGTCGCCTTTAAACTGGTGCTGGTAGGTGCCTTCAGCGGCTTCGGCCACGGCATCGGTGATGAAGAACAATTTGTCGCCCAGTTCGCGCTTGGCCATACGGATCATCGCAAAATCTACATGGATGCCGTCGGCCACGATGCTGGT
This region of Mucilaginibacter yixingensis genomic DNA includes:
- a CDS encoding NUDIX hydrolase, which gives rise to MQNPEENPWAITSQQNIYDNPWINVTEYQVINPSGNPGIYGKVHFKNRAIGVVTLDADMNTYLVGQYRFPIDEYSWELPEGGGPLGIEPIEGAKRELLEETGLIAHEWTEIQRMHLSNSVSDELCFLFLARNLEQHEAEPEETEQLQVRKLPFKDVYEMVCNGQITDSMTVAAVLRVQLMILEGKI
- a CDS encoding 1-acyl-sn-glycerol-3-phosphate acyltransferase, translating into MRKIFGIILTPIHYIFFGLSLLVFHPLQWMAYNWFGYTAHKRVVDALNWCLTASYYCLGNTVTFINNQNLPLDRSIIFIANHQSTYDIPPMIYFLRKYHAKFVSKIELTKGIPSVSYNLKYGGAANIDRKDQRQSITELMKLGERMKANTWGCVIFPEGTRSKDGQVKTFQSAGVAAIMKRCPDALIVPIAIKNSWKMVQWGAFPLGPFNTMRWEVLDPIDPKSGTVAEVVLKAEEAVKKCLGQ
- the pyrH gene encoding UMP kinase; its protein translation is MKYKRILLKLSGESLMGDKQYGIDNARVMQYAHDIKQAHEAGIEMAIVVGGGNIFRGLSAEKSGMERAQADYMGMLATVINCMAIQNALESLGVDTRLQSAIKMEQICEPYIRRRAMRHLELGKIVIFGAGTGNPYFTTDTAASLRAIEIKADVVLKGTRVDGIYTADPEKDPSATRYDEISFQEVYDKGLNVMDMTAITLCQENKLPIIVFDMNKEGNFIKIAQGEPIGTLVK